The Streptomyces sp. V4I8 genome includes the window CGACCACCGCTTCGAGGGCATCGCCGCGAAGTCCGTACCCGCGGAATACCGGAGGTGACCGCCATGACCACGACGACCGTGACCACCGCACCGCCCCTCGCGGAGCCGGAGCAGGGCCCGGATCCGGACCATCGCGTCCGCCGGCGCCGCTCCCTCTCCCCCGGCAAGCGCGTCCCCGCCGCCCGGCTCGTCGGCCCCGCGCTCCTCGTCGTCCTGTGGGCCGCGGCCTCCGCCGCCGGGGCACTGGACCCCGGCGCTGTCCCCGCGCCCTGGACGGTGCTGGAGACCGGCGCCCACCTGTGGACCGCGGGGACCCTGCCCGACGACATCCTGACCTCGCTGCAACGCGCCGGCACGGGATTCGTCATCGGCCTCGCCGCCGGGGTCGCCCTCGCGCTGGCCTCCGGGCTCACCCGGACCGGGGAGGCGCTGATCGACGGGACGGTGAACCTCAACCGGGCGATCCCGACCCTGGGTCTGATCCCGCTGTTCATCCTCTGGCTGGGCATCGGCGAGACCTTCAAGATCGCGATCATCGCCATCGTCGTCTACATCCCGATCTACCTCAACACCCATGCCGCGCTGTCCGGCATCGACAGCCGTTTCGTCGAACTCGCCGAGGTGCAGGGGCTGAACCGGCTGCGGTTCATCCGGCAGATCGTCATCCCCGGCGCGCTGCCCGGCTTCTTCGTCGGGCTGCGGCTCGGGGTGACCGGCTCCTGGCTGGGCCTGGTGGTCCTGGAGCAGATCAACGCCACCAGCGGACTCGGCTACATGATGTTCCAGGCGCAGAACTACGGCCAGACGGACGTCATCCTCGTCGGCCTCGTCGTCTACGGCATCTTCGGCCTCATCTCCGACAGCACGGTCCGCATCATCGAACGGAGGGTGCTGTCGTGGCGCCGCACACTGAGCAGCTGACCCGCCCCGCCGTCCGGCTGCGGGGGCTGACCCGCTCCTTCGAGGGACGTACGGTCCTCGACGGCATCGACCTCGACCTGCCCGCCGGTCAGTTCACCGCGCTGCTCGGGCACAGCGGGTCCGGCAAGAGCACCCTGCTGCGGGCCGTCGCGGGGCTCGACCACCGGGTCGCCGGCAGCGGGCAGCTCAGCGCGCCGGAACGGGTGTCGGTGGTGTTCCAGGACTCGCGGCTGCTGCCGTGGCGGCGGGTTCTGGACAACGTACTCCTCGGGCTGGACGGCAAGGACGCGGAGCGGAAGGGACGCGAGGCGCTGGCCGAGGTGGGGCTGAAAGGCCGCGAGCGGGCCTGGCCGAACGAGCTGTCCGGTGGCGAGGCGCAGCGCGCCG containing:
- a CDS encoding ABC transporter permease is translated as MTTTTVTTAPPLAEPEQGPDPDHRVRRRRSLSPGKRVPAARLVGPALLVVLWAAASAAGALDPGAVPAPWTVLETGAHLWTAGTLPDDILTSLQRAGTGFVIGLAAGVALALASGLTRTGEALIDGTVNLNRAIPTLGLIPLFILWLGIGETFKIAIIAIVVYIPIYLNTHAALSGIDSRFVELAEVQGLNRLRFIRQIVIPGALPGFFVGLRLGVTGSWLGLVVLEQINATSGLGYMMFQAQNYGQTDVILVGLVVYGIFGLISDSTVRIIERRVLSWRRTLSS
- a CDS encoding ABC transporter ATP-binding protein codes for the protein MAPHTEQLTRPAVRLRGLTRSFEGRTVLDGIDLDLPAGQFTALLGHSGSGKSTLLRAVAGLDHRVAGSGQLSAPERVSVVFQDSRLLPWRRVLDNVLLGLDGKDAERKGREALAEVGLKGRERAWPNELSGGEAQRAALARSLVREPELLLADEPFGALDALTRIKMHNLLRELWERHRPSVLLVTHDVDEAIVLADRVLVLERGRIGVDLTIDRDAGARGEYRSRLLAALGVTEDIR